DNA from Serinus canaria isolate serCan28SL12 chromosome 13, serCan2020, whole genome shotgun sequence:
CTGAAGGTGTAAAGTGACTCTGCAATGTTCTCCAAGGTCCCTGTAGAACAAGGGTCTCTTTGGGAAGGGCTCTAGGCCTGCCTGGTCCAGGCTCACTCCAAGCAGCTTTGGAGCTGATGAGAGCAGGACTGCTCCATCCTTGCAGTGACACCATGGATCCATGTTACAACCACACAAGCTCTCAAAAAAGCATggacctcccccagcaggtGCTGGTCGGGTTCTTTCTGGTCGTCCTCATCGTGATCACTCTCTGTGGTAACATCATCGTCTGCCTGGCCGTCACCCTGGACCGCCGGCTGCGGAGCTTGACAAACCGCATCATCGTCTCCTTGGCCATCACAgacctgctgctggggctgctggtgctgccattCTCTGCTTTCTATGAGCTCACCAAGGAGTGGCCATTTGGCAGCATTTTGTGCAACATCTACACCAGCCTGGACGTCATGCTGTGCACGGCCTCCATCCTCAACCTCCTCATGATCAGCCTGGACCGCTACTTTGCTGTCACCACCCCGCTGCGCTACTGCCAGGTGGTCACTCCCTCCCGGGTGGCCATGGGCTTGGCTGTCATTTGGACCGTTTCACTGATGGTCTCCTTCCTACCCATCCACCTGGGCTGGAACACCAAGGGCACAGCAGTGCAAAACACAGGCCCCACCTGCAGCAAGGAGTGCACGCTGGCAGTGAACCTCGTGTACGGGTTAGTGGACAGCTTGCTCACCTTCTACATCCCTTTGGTCATCATGTGCATCACCTACTACCGGATACTCAGGATAGCCAGGGAGCAAGCCAAGAGGATAAACCACACGTGGGGTAACGCGCCCGTGCCCCCCATGGTGAAGGAGCACAAAGCCACCGTGACGCTGGCAGTGGTGCTGGGAGCCTTCATCGTGTGCTGGTTCCCCTACTTCACCCTGTTCACCTACCGGGGCGTGTGGGGGGACAGCAAGGTCAAAGGCACCCCCATGTCCATTGTGCTCTGGCTGGGCTATGCCAACTCAGCCCTGAACCCCATCCTCTACGGGACACTCAACAAGGATTTCCGAGTGGCATACCAGcacttgctgtgctgctggaggacgGGACACCCCAGGAACTCCCACCTACCTCCCCTGCAGaaggcccagcccaggggcaggcagggccagggcaggcaggagggtaAACCCTTGAAGCTGGAGGTGAGGAACGAGAAGGGGACTCTGCTCACTGATGGAGCCCTCAAGAGGTAAGAACCTTCCTGCACTCAGGACTTTGATGGTAGGTCTGTCCCCAGCAAGAAGGGCAGAGGTGAGGACCCCACATTGTCCATGGACTTTTAAGCAGCAAACTGATGCCCCAGCTGGAGATCCTTGCACAGGCAACTCCTAAGTTCAGCCACTCAGAAATTCCCCACCACCCGTAAGAACCCAGCTGGCATCCCCTCCATGCTGGCAGCACAACTCCAGGTACTCCAGCTTCCCACATGGCTGGGCCTCCCCTGGAATTGCCACCGTTCACAGGGAGCACAAAATGTCCCCTGGCTTTGCTGGGTAATGGGGACAGTTGCCATCAGAATTTGCTGTACAGAACGGGGTGAAGCTCTTAGCTGGGACTGCTCCCCAAAATCAGCCGTGTCCCTGTGAGGAACAGACAGCAAattctgggcacagagcagagcttcAGGGGCCAGGAAAGGTGACTGAAGGGAAGATGGGAATTAGTCCTGGGGCATAGTCagagcacctgcagccaggctgggagtaCCTGCAGGAGCCAAGATCTGGGTTCCCAGCTCGGCCGCTTCCCTCCCCATCTGAGCCATGCACCCTCAGCATTTCAGCCACCAGTTTGCATCAGCAGTGAATTCAGCCAACAGCAAGTTTCATTCCCGTCTCTGGAAAGGGACAGGGGTAGCCCAAATTAGGTTGGCAGATGTTTTTAGAAATACAAGTGCCCATGTAATGTTAGAGCAAAAAAttccctcagtgccaccccaaGCGTGTTATGAGGGTCAACCCCAGAAAAGGATGTGGTGAGGGAGCAGGCTGGAAGC
Protein-coding regions in this window:
- the HRH2 gene encoding histamine H2 receptor — encoded protein: MRAGLLHPCSDTMDPCYNHTSSQKSMDLPQQVLVGFFLVVLIVITLCGNIIVCLAVTLDRRLRSLTNRIIVSLAITDLLLGLLVLPFSAFYELTKEWPFGSILCNIYTSLDVMLCTASILNLLMISLDRYFAVTTPLRYCQVVTPSRVAMGLAVIWTVSLMVSFLPIHLGWNTKGTAVQNTGPTCSKECTLAVNLVYGLVDSLLTFYIPLVIMCITYYRILRIAREQAKRINHTWGNAPVPPMVKEHKATVTLAVVLGAFIVCWFPYFTLFTYRGVWGDSKVKGTPMSIVLWLGYANSALNPILYGTLNKDFRVAYQHLLCCWRTGHPRNSHLPPLQKAQPRGRQGQGRQEGKPLKLEVRNEKGTLLTDGALKSTGAFL